TGTTACCTTTGACATGGAGAAGAACAGTATGGAGGTACACAATAAGCATGCGGAACCCTGGAAAGTAACCCTTATTGATACGGGGCTCAACACCATGACCGGTGGAAGAATTAAACGTATAGCTTCATATATTGGTGACAATACCTTTATGGTGACCTATGGTGATGGACTTTCAAATGTAAATATTACGGAGCTCGTTGCTTTTCACAAGCAACACGGAAAGACGGGGACGATGACTGTTGTCCAACCGTCAGGACGTTTCGGTGCTGTTGTGCTTGATAATGATGATACTGTCTTATCTTTTAGAGAAAAACCGAAAGGAGACGGTTCGTGGATCAATGGAGGTTTTTTTGTATTTGAGCCAGATGTTTTTGAGGTCATAGAAGGGGATGAGACCGTTTTCGAGCGGGAGCCACTTGAAACACTGGCGCGCAATCATTCTCTTCTAAGCTATAAGCATACAGGTTTTTGGAAGCCGATGGATACCCTGCGTGAGAAACGTGAGATGGAGGCATTGTGGGAAAGCAAAAAGGCTCCTTGGAAGGTTTGGAATGGTTGATCAAAACTTTTGGAAAGGCAAAAAGGTTTTTGTAACAGGCCATACAGGCTTTAAAGGAAGCTGGCTTACTCAATGGCTGCTTTTGCTGGGAGCTACCGTAAAAGGCTTCTCTCTTGAGCCTGAAACCAACCCTGCATTGTTCTCAATATTACAGCTTACAGAACATATGATGCATACGATTGGTGATATCCGAGATGGAGAGGCTCTTAAAAAGAGCCTTGTTTCGTTCCAGCCAGATATTGTTTTCCATCTTGCAGCACAGCCACTTGTTCGTCGCTCATATAAGGAACCGCACCTTACTTATGAGACCAACGTGATGGGAACACTTAATCTGTATGAAGCTGTTCGTAGTTGTGATACTGTTCGTTCTGTTGTGTCGATAACGA
The nucleotide sequence above comes from Sediminispirochaeta bajacaliforniensis DSM 16054. Encoded proteins:
- the rfbF gene encoding glucose-1-phosphate cytidylyltransferase produces the protein MKVVLLAGGLGTRLSEETELKPKPMVEIGGKPILWHIMKIYSHYGFNEFIICLGYKGYIIKEYFANYFLHMADVTFDMEKNSMEVHNKHAEPWKVTLIDTGLNTMTGGRIKRIASYIGDNTFMVTYGDGLSNVNITELVAFHKQHGKTGTMTVVQPSGRFGAVVLDNDDTVLSFREKPKGDGSWINGGFFVFEPDVFEVIEGDETVFEREPLETLARNHSLLSYKHTGFWKPMDTLREKREMEALWESKKAPWKVWNG